Proteins from a single region of Xenopus laevis strain J_2021 chromosome 9_10S, Xenopus_laevis_v10.1, whole genome shotgun sequence:
- the LOC121399117 gene encoding extensin-1-like: protein MDALLQLFPPPALVQLFPTLTQLFPPAALVQLFLLPALVNLFPPPALVLLFPPKTLVHLFPPPTLVHHFLPLVQLFPPPALLQLFPPPVMVNLLPSLAPVHLFPPPALVNLFPPPALVQLFPPPALVHLFLPPALVQLFPPPALVQLFSPPALVQLFSAPALVQLFSPPALVNLLPPPVQLFPPPALVNLLPPPVQLFPPPALVQLFSPPALVNLIPPPVQLFPPPALVNLLPPPVQLFPPPALVQLFSPPALVNLIPRPVQLFSPPALVNLLPPPVQLFPPPALVQLFSPPALVQLFSPPALVNLIPRPVQLFSPPALVQLFSPPALVQRFSPPALVQLFLPRLWCNSLHLQL from the exons ATGGATG CTCTGCTGCAACTCTTTCCACCTCCAGCTCTGGTGCAACTCTTTCCAACTCTAACGCAGCTATTTCCACCTGCAGCTCTGGTGCAACTCTTTCTACTTCCAGCTCTGGTGAATCTCTTTCCCCCACCAGCTCTGGTGCTACTCTTTCCACCCAAGACTCTGGTGCATCTCTTTCCACCTCCAACTCTGGTGCATCACTTTTTACCTCTAGTACAGCTATTTCCACCTCCAGCTCTGTTGCAACTCTTTCCACCTCCAGTTATGGTGAATCTACTTCCGTCTCTAGCTCCAGTGCATCTCTTTCCACCTCCAGCTCTGGTGAATCTCTTTCCACCTCCAGCTCTGGTGCAACTCTTTCCACCTCCAGCTCTGGTGCATCTCTTTCTACCTCCAGCTCTGGTGCAACTCTTTCCACCTCCAGCTCTGGTGCAACTCTTTTCACCTCCAGCTCTGGTGCAACTCTTTTCAGCTCCAGCTCTGGTGCAACTCTTTTCACCTCCGGCTCTGGTGAATCTTCTTCCACCTCCAGTCCAACTCTTTCCACCTCCAGCTCTGGTGAATCTtcttccccctccagtgcaaCTCTTTCCACCTCCAGCTCTGGTGCAACTCTTTTCACCTCCAGCTCTGGTGAATCTTATTCCACCTCCAGTCCAACTCTTTCCACCTCCAGCTCTGGTGAATCTTCTTCCACCTCCAGTGCAACTCTTTCCACCTCCAGCTCTGGTGCAACTCTTTTCACCTCCAGCTCTGGTGAATCTTATTCCACGTCCAGTGCAACTCTTTTCACCTCCAGCTCTGGTGAATCTTCTTCCACCTCCAGTGCAACTCTTTCCACCTCCAGCTCTGGTGCAACTCTTTTCCCCTCCAGCTCTGGTGCAACTCTTTTCACCTCCAGCTCTGGTGAATCTTATTCCACGTCCAGTGCAACTCTTTTCACCTCCAGCTCTGGTGCAACTCTTTTCACCTCCAGCTCTGGTGCAACGCTTTTCCCCTCCAGCTCTGGTGCAACTCTTTTTACCTCGGCTCTGGTGCAACTCTCTCCATCTCCAGCTCTAA
- the phospho1.S gene encoding phosphoethanolamine/phosphocholine phosphatase → MASSLKYLLIFDFDETIVNENSDDCVVQAAPNQELPDWLSSSIQDGFYYQYMQKVLKYLGDKGVKLADLRSVYEKIPLSPGMPDLFRFLMKKQDRFEIILISDANVFGVESSLKAHGFHSLFRRVISNHTKVEKNGYLSLEPYHTHTCPNCPASMCKRKIVTEYLVERSKDGVTFEKVMYVGDGANDFCPSVVLTATDVAFSRKNYPMHQLIQKEQQKGTFKAKVVPWDSADLVRDYIQELLNKS, encoded by the coding sequence ATGGCCTCCTCCCTCAAGTACCTCCTGATATTTGACTTTGATGAAACGATCGTCAATGAGAACAGCGATGATTGTGTGGTTCAGGCTGCTCCAAATCAAGAACTTCCGGACTGGCTGTCCAGTTCTATCCAGGATGGTTTCTACTACCAGTATATGCAGAAGGTGTTAAAGTACCTGGGGGATAAAGGGGTAAAGTTGGCAGATCTCAGATCCGTATATGAGAAAATCCCACTCTCTCCTGGAATGCCTGATCTCTTCCGATTCCTTATGAAGAAACAAGATCGATTTGAGATCATCCTTATTTCTGATGCCAACGTGTTTGGAGTTGAGAGTTCCTTAAAGGCTCATGGGTTTCATTCACTGTTCCGTAGAGTCATTAGCAACCATactaaagtggaaaaaaatgggTACCTTTCTCTGGAGCCATATCACACACATACATGCCCTAACTGCCCAGCCAGTATGTGTAAGAGGAAGATCGTAACAGAGTACCTTGTAGAGAGATCAAAAGATGGCGTGACCTTTGAGAAGGTGATGTATGTTGGTGATGGAGCCAATGACTTCTGCCCGTCCGTTGTGCTAACTGCCACAGACGTTGCCTTTTCTCGGAAGAATTACCCCATGCACCAGCTAATCCAAAAAGAGCAGCAGAAAGGAACCTTCAAAGCAAAGGTAGTTCCATGGGATTCTGCTGATCTAGTTCGGGATTATATTCAAGAGCTTCTCAACAAGTCCTAG
- the znf652.S gene encoding zinc finger protein 652-B isoform X1, with translation MLRPSNVQPDPMGQTANSCQKMLDGRPPDVSGMVVDDPCLLNIPTSFYHSTNQELDLSNKTFKREVGGPYSVMMDNKIGKPHLLETDQQNFFQDSKPTNEVHAVKGERENSGESEEEDDEDDDDDDDDDDDDDEEGEDEDEVNYKREQIIVEVNLNNQTLNVSKGDKGVPKDPSQIKTSSDDEGRDSGEDDQDSHEDEENNPLPLDGQTNMQHGNQDQKTENSDMVGGDGTIPANSTKEQGKGGEAPKRKKKPKSPSDKAKSEEKETLTCDKCPRVFNTRWYLEKHMNVTHRRMQICDKCGKKFVLESELSLHLQTDCEKNIQCITCNKTFKKLWSLHEHIKIVHGYAEKKFSCEICEKKFYTMAHVRKHLVAHTKDMPFTCETCGKSFKRSMSLKVHSLQHSGEKPFRCENCDERFQYKYQLRSHMSIHIGHKQFMCQWCGKDFNMKQYFDEHMKTHTGEKPFICEICGKSFTSRPNMKRHRRTHTGEKPYPCDVCGMRFRFSNMLKAHKEKCFRVTSPVGVPPALQITLNNPTLSNPSQGIPNLPNAHIPPPSPTPPLNLNALNPLPPRPIPHPFSHLHLHPHSHTHHLAVPPVPHLPPPPALFKSEALNHRGQNDDSFLRHLAEKTSAGQHH, from the exons ATGTTGCGTCCATCCAATGTTCAACCTGACCCAATGGGGCAGACCGCTAATTCCTGCCAAAAAATGTTGGACGGTCGCCCGCCAGATGTTTCTGGCATGGTCGTTGATGACCCATGCTTGTTGAATATTCCAACCTCATTTTACCACAGTACAAACCAGGAGCTCGATTTGTCTAACAAAACTTTCAAGAGAGAAGTTGGTGGTCCGTACTCTGTCATGATGGACAATAAGATTGGAAAACCACATCTCCTTGAGACGGATCAACAAAACTTCTTCCAGGACAGCAAACCAACCAATGAAGTGCATGCTGTGAAGGGTGAGAGAGAAAATTCTGGGGAGtcagaggaggaggatgatgaggatgatgatgacgacgacgatgatgatgatgatgatgacgaagAAGGAGAAGATGAGGATGAGGTTAATTACAAAAGAGAACAGATTATTGTGGAGGTAAACCTCAACAACCAAACCTTGAATGTCTCCAAAGGGGACAAAGGTGTACCCAAGGATCCTTCACAAATCAAGACAAGCAGTGATGATGAAGGGAGAGATTCCGGAGAGGATGATCAGGACAGTCACGAGGATGAAGAAAACAATCCTCTGCCATTGGATGGTCAGACCAATATGCAGCATGGCAACCAGGACCAAAAAACAGAGAACTCCGACATGGTGGGTGGTGATGGAACCATACCTGCCAATTCCACAAAGGAACAGGGTAAGGGCGGGGAGGCtccaaagagaaagaaaaagcctAAATCACCCTCTGACAAAGCAAAATCAGAGGAAAAAGAGACCCTGACCTGTGACAAATGTCCCCGGGTCTTTAACACTCGTTGGTATCTTGAGAAGCACATGAACGTCACGCATCGGCGCATGCAGATCTGTGACAAATGTGGCAAGAAGTTTGTCCTGGAGAGTGAGTTGTCTCTTCATCTACAGACAGACTGTGAGAAAAACATACAG TGTATCACATGTAACAAGACCTTTAAGAAGCTCTGGTCTCTTCACGAGCACATTAAAATAGTCCACGGCTACGCGGAAAAGAAGTTCTCCTGTGAAATCTGCGAGAAGAAATTCTACACAATGGCCCATGTCCGTAAGCACCTGGTCG CCCACACAAAAGACATGCCATTCACGTGTGAGACTTGTGGCAAATCGTTTAAGAGAAGCATGTCCCTGAAAGTCCATTCCCTGCAGCATTCGGGAGAAAAGCCTTTCAGATGTGAG AACTGTGATGAACGGTTCCAGTACAAGTACCAGCTGCGGTCTCACATGAGTATCCACATCGGACATAAGCAGTTCATGTGCCAGTGGTGCGGCAAGGACTTTAACATGAAGCAGTACTTTGATGAGCACATGAAAACACACACTG GAGAGAAACCCTTTATCTGTGAAATCTGTGGGAAGAGCTTCACCAGCCGCCCCAACATGAAGCGCCACCGCCGGACCCACACGGGCGAGAAGCCGTACCCTTGCGACGTTTGTGGCATGCGCTTCCGTTTCTCCAACATGTTGAAGGCGCACAAAGAAAAGTGCTTCCGAGTCACCAGCCCAGTCGGTGTCCCTCCAGCCTTGCAGATTACACTCAACAACCCCACACTTTCCAACCCATCACAGGGTATCCCAAATCTTCCAAATGCCCATATACCACCCCCCAGCCCCACACCACCTCTGAACCTAAACGCTCTAAATCCCCTTCCTCCGCGTCCAATCCCACACCCATTCTCCCATCTGCATTTACACCCACACTCCCACACACATCACCTTGCAGTACCCCCTGTTCCTCACCTACCACCACCCCCAGCCCTCTTCAAGAGTGAAGCATTGAATCACCGGGGACAGAATGACGACAGTTTCCTACGACATCTGGCAGAGAAGACTAGTGCAGGCCAACACCATTAA
- the znf652.S gene encoding zinc finger protein 652-B (The RefSeq protein has 3 substitutions, 1 non-frameshifting indel compared to this genomic sequence) — translation MVVDDPCLLNIPTSFYHSTNQELDLSNKTFKREVGGPYSVMMDNKIGKPHLLETDQQNFFQDSKPTNEVHAVKGERENSGESEEEEDEDDDDDDDDDDDDEEGEDEDEVNYKREQIIVEVNLNNQTLNVSKGDKGVPKDPSQIKTSSDDEGGDSGEDDQDSHEDEENNPLPLDGQTNMQHGNQDQKTENSDMVGGDGTIPANSTKEQGKGGEAPKRKKKPKSPSDKAKSEEKETLTCDKCPRVFNTRWYLEKHMNVTHRRMQICDKCGKKFVLESELSLHLQTDCEKNIQCITCNKTFKKLWSLHEHIKIVHGYAEKKFSCEICEKKFYTMAHVRKHLVAHTKDMPFTCETCGKSFKRSMSLKVHSLQHSGEKPFRCENCDERFQYKYQLRSHMSIHIGHKQFMCQWCGKDFNMKQYFDEHMKTHTGEKPFICEICGKSFTSRPNMKRHRRTHTGEKPYPCDVCGMRFRFSNMLKAHKEKCFRVTSPVGVPPALQITLNNPTLSNPSQGISNLPNAHIPPPSPTPPLNLNALNPLPPRPIPHPFSHLHLHPHSHTHHLAVPPVPHLPPPPALFKSEALNHRGQNDDSFLRHLAEKTSAGQHH, via the exons ATGGTCGTTGATGACCCATGCTTGTTGAATATTCCAACCTCATTTTACCACAGTACAAACCAGGAGCTCGATTTGTCTAACAAAACTTTCAAGAGAGAAGTTGGTGGTCCGTACTCTGTCATGATGGACAATAAGATTGGAAAACCACATCTCCTTGAGACGGATCAACAAAACTTCTTCCAGGACAGCAAACCAACCAATGAAGTGCATGCTGTGAAGGGTGAGAGAGAAAATTCTGGGGAGtcagaggaggaggatgatgaggatgatgatgacgacgacgatgatgatgatgatgatgacgaagAAGGAGAAGATGAGGATGAGGTTAATTACAAAAGAGAACAGATTATTGTGGAGGTAAACCTCAACAACCAAACCTTGAATGTCTCCAAAGGGGACAAAGGTGTACCCAAGGATCCTTCACAAATCAAGACAAGCAGTGATGATGAAGGGAGAGATTCCGGAGAGGATGATCAGGACAGTCACGAGGATGAAGAAAACAATCCTCTGCCATTGGATGGTCAGACCAATATGCAGCATGGCAACCAGGACCAAAAAACAGAGAACTCCGACATGGTGGGTGGTGATGGAACCATACCTGCCAATTCCACAAAGGAACAGGGTAAGGGCGGGGAGGCtccaaagagaaagaaaaagcctAAATCACCCTCTGACAAAGCAAAATCAGAGGAAAAAGAGACCCTGACCTGTGACAAATGTCCCCGGGTCTTTAACACTCGTTGGTATCTTGAGAAGCACATGAACGTCACGCATCGGCGCATGCAGATCTGTGACAAATGTGGCAAGAAGTTTGTCCTGGAGAGTGAGTTGTCTCTTCATCTACAGACAGACTGTGAGAAAAACATACAG TGTATCACATGTAACAAGACCTTTAAGAAGCTCTGGTCTCTTCACGAGCACATTAAAATAGTCCACGGCTACGCGGAAAAGAAGTTCTCCTGTGAAATCTGCGAGAAGAAATTCTACACAATGGCCCATGTCCGTAAGCACCTGGTCG CCCACACAAAAGACATGCCATTCACGTGTGAGACTTGTGGCAAATCGTTTAAGAGAAGCATGTCCCTGAAAGTCCATTCCCTGCAGCATTCGGGAGAAAAGCCTTTCAGATGTGAG AACTGTGATGAACGGTTCCAGTACAAGTACCAGCTGCGGTCTCACATGAGTATCCACATCGGACATAAGCAGTTCATGTGCCAGTGGTGCGGCAAGGACTTTAACATGAAGCAGTACTTTGATGAGCACATGAAAACACACACTG GAGAGAAACCCTTTATCTGTGAAATCTGTGGGAAGAGCTTCACCAGCCGCCCCAACATGAAGCGCCACCGCCGGACCCACACGGGCGAGAAGCCGTACCCTTGCGACGTTTGTGGCATGCGCTTCCGTTTCTCCAACATGTTGAAGGCGCACAAAGAAAAGTGCTTCCGAGTCACCAGCCCAGTCGGTGTCCCTCCAGCCTTGCAGATTACACTCAACAACCCCACACTTTCCAACCCATCACAGGGTATCCCAAATCTTCCAAATGCCCATATACCACCCCCCAGCCCCACACCACCTCTGAACCTAAACGCTCTAAATCCCCTTCCTCCGCGTCCAATCCCACACCCATTCTCCCATCTGCATTTACACCCACACTCCCACACACATCACCTTGCAGTACCCCCTGTTCCTCACCTACCACCACCCCCAGCCCTCTTCAAGAGTGAAGCATTGAATCACCGGGGACAGAATGACGACAGTTTCCTACGACATCTGGCAGAGAAGACTAGTGCAGGCCAACACCATTAA